In a genomic window of Chryseobacterium sp. G0162:
- a CDS encoding superoxide dismutase, which produces MSFELPKLGYAYDALEPTIDARTMEIHYTKHHQAYIDNLNKAIEGTDLAGKTIEEICKTGTDKPAVRNNGGGHFNHSLFWEILTPGGSKEPVGNVKAAIENYGGLEKFKTDFSDAAKTRFGSGWAWLVKNTDGSVSVSSTPNQDNPLMPVADVKGTPVLGLDVWEHAYYLNYQNRRPDYVSAFFDVVNWDKVEELFNK; this is translated from the coding sequence ATGTCATTTGAATTACCAAAATTAGGATATGCATACGATGCATTAGAGCCTACGATCGATGCAAGAACTATGGAAATCCACTATACGAAACACCACCAAGCGTATATTGACAATTTAAATAAAGCCATTGAAGGAACTGATTTAGCAGGAAAAACTATTGAAGAAATCTGCAAGACAGGAACTGATAAACCAGCTGTAAGAAACAATGGAGGAGGACACTTCAACCACTCTTTATTCTGGGAAATTTTAACTCCTGGTGGAAGCAAAGAACCAGTAGGAAACGTAAAAGCTGCTATCGAAAACTATGGTGGCCTTGAAAAATTCAAAACGGATTTCTCTGATGCTGCTAAAACAAGATTCGGTTCAGGATGGGCTTGGTTGGTAAAAAATACTGACGGATCTGTATCTGTTTCTTCAACTCCAAACCAAGACAACCCATTAATGCCTGTTGCAGACGTTAAAGGAACTCCGGTTTTAGGATTAGATGTTTGGGAGCACGCTTATTACCTAAACTACCAAAACAGAAGACCTGATTATGTTTCTGCATTCTTTGATGTAGTAAACTGGGATAAGGTAGAGGAATTATTCAACAAATAA
- a CDS encoding endonuclease gives MKKYLIIAALFCFGSAFSQQRQVKRAAVAFLNVENLWDTIPSADYIDGTLPRSNPKFHRSVPVDSLKYLETTEDYKGEWSDDLLIGKKVIRKQFLSEDFTANSPKRWGTKYYNQKLANEAKVISELGRQYTNDNPAICGLIEVENRQVIEDLIKQPALAKSNYGIVHFNSYDSRGIDVAIIYQKGRFSVLNSYKKEIKIYDENGKREYTRDIVIAIGLLDGEKVGIFMNHWPSRRGGEAISLAKRNTAATVLKEEMDKVTAENPGIKLFSMGDYNDDPVSPSLKKHLAAVGDPSELSDKTPYYNLMYKLYKAGVASLAYRDAPNLFDQIIVSRNLYSPEKITPTYTIFKAEIYAPAYLVNKEGQWKGYPLRSWDGDRFTGGYSDHFPAVSVVQKEYIKK, from the coding sequence ATGAAAAAATATTTAATCATTGCCGCCCTATTTTGCTTTGGTTCTGCTTTCTCACAACAGAGGCAGGTAAAGAGAGCAGCTGTCGCATTCCTGAACGTTGAAAACCTTTGGGACACAATACCTTCTGCAGATTACATTGACGGAACACTCCCACGTTCCAATCCTAAATTTCATAGAAGTGTACCCGTAGATTCTCTTAAATACCTTGAAACTACAGAAGACTATAAAGGGGAATGGAGTGATGATCTTTTGATTGGCAAAAAAGTAATCAGAAAACAGTTCTTATCCGAAGACTTTACGGCTAACAGCCCAAAAAGATGGGGAACAAAGTACTACAATCAGAAGCTGGCTAATGAAGCTAAGGTGATTTCTGAACTTGGAAGACAATATACCAACGATAACCCTGCCATATGTGGATTGATCGAGGTAGAAAACAGACAGGTAATTGAAGACCTAATCAAGCAGCCTGCTTTAGCTAAGAGCAACTATGGCATTGTACATTTCAATTCTTATGATTCCAGAGGAATTGATGTAGCTATTATTTATCAGAAAGGAAGATTCTCTGTTTTAAATTCGTATAAAAAAGAGATTAAGATCTATGATGAGAACGGAAAAAGAGAATATACCAGAGACATTGTAATTGCTATCGGATTATTGGATGGAGAAAAAGTAGGAATCTTTATGAATCACTGGCCATCCAGAAGAGGGGGAGAAGCTATTTCCCTAGCAAAAAGAAATACTGCCGCTACTGTATTGAAAGAGGAAATGGACAAAGTAACTGCTGAAAATCCAGGAATTAAATTATTCTCAATGGGTGACTATAATGATGACCCGGTAAGTCCAAGTTTGAAAAAACATTTGGCTGCCGTGGGGGATCCAAGTGAATTGTCTGATAAGACTCCTTATTATAATTTAATGTATAAATTATATAAGGCAGGGGTAGCTTCTCTTGCATACAGAGATGCTCCGAACTTGTTTGACCAGATTATTGTTTCAAGAAATCTTTATTCTCCTGAAAAAATCACTCCTACTTATACCATTTTTAAAGCTGAGATTTATGCTCCGGCTTATCTGGTAAACAAAGAAGGACAGTGGAAAGGATATCCTTTACGTTCTTGGGATGGTGACCGATTCACTGGTGGATACAGTGACCACTTCCCTGCGGTTTCCGTAGTTCAGAAAGAATATATTAAAAAATAA
- a CDS encoding DUF6702 family protein, translating to MKKLLYISGILTFFVLMSFMYVDFFSSMTKVDYIDGSKTLKFTTKMNTSHISDAIKINPNTAGFEAEVKKYVNNNFDVFVNGAPKTITFTGSQISGETVWVYFETGGVSDINTLKIKNTILLSSFPKQINLVSIAYKGSQKMMNFQRGKEVNEVSF from the coding sequence ATGAAAAAACTTTTATATATATCAGGAATTTTAACATTTTTTGTGTTAATGAGTTTTATGTATGTAGACTTTTTCTCTTCAATGACCAAAGTGGATTATATTGATGGAAGCAAGACATTGAAGTTTACCACAAAAATGAATACAAGCCATATCTCTGACGCTATTAAGATCAATCCTAACACAGCAGGATTTGAAGCCGAGGTGAAAAAATATGTGAACAATAATTTTGATGTATTTGTCAATGGTGCTCCCAAAACAATTACCTTCACGGGAAGTCAGATCAGCGGAGAAACTGTATGGGTATATTTTGAGACCGGAGGGGTTTCGGATATTAATACCTTAAAGATAAAAAATACGATCCTTTTAAGCTCTTTTCCGAAGCAAATCAACCTGGTGAGTATTGCCTACAAAGGCAGCCAGAAAATGATGAACTTCCAACGAGGAAAAGAAGTGAATGAGGTTTCTTTTTAG
- a CDS encoding TIGR00730 family Rossman fold protein: MEMDGIRDESLVNPELDSNETKLHNSFRQKTWDETITKDSWMVFKIMAEFVDGYEKLAKIGPCVSIFGSARLKPENKYYEMAVEIAEKITKLGFGIITGGGPGIMEAGNKGAFNAKGKSIGLNIDLPFEQHFNPYINKSYSMNFDYFFVRKVMFVKYSQGFVVMPGGFGTLDELTEALTLIQTNKIGKFPIVLVGTEFWGGLLDWFKATLLKEGMIAEDDLDLYRVVDTADEAVAHIKGFYDKYSVNVNF, from the coding sequence ATGGAAATGGATGGAATTAGGGATGAAAGCCTGGTAAACCCGGAATTAGATAGTAACGAAACAAAGCTACATAACAGTTTCAGACAAAAAACATGGGATGAAACTATTACCAAAGATAGTTGGATGGTCTTTAAGATCATGGCTGAATTTGTGGATGGCTACGAAAAACTGGCAAAAATAGGTCCTTGTGTATCTATATTCGGTTCAGCACGTCTGAAACCCGAAAATAAATACTATGAAATGGCTGTGGAAATCGCAGAGAAAATCACAAAATTAGGTTTTGGAATTATTACCGGAGGTGGCCCAGGAATTATGGAAGCCGGAAATAAGGGAGCTTTCAATGCTAAAGGAAAATCAATCGGACTTAATATTGACCTTCCTTTTGAGCAGCATTTTAATCCTTATATCAATAAATCCTACTCCATGAATTTTGATTACTTTTTCGTAAGAAAAGTAATGTTTGTAAAATATTCCCAAGGTTTCGTAGTAATGCCAGGAGGATTCGGAACACTGGATGAGCTTACTGAAGCTTTAACTTTGATTCAAACCAATAAAATTGGTAAGTTTCCAATTGTCTTGGTAGGCACTGAATTCTGGGGAGGATTATTAGACTGGTTCAAAGCAACCTTGTTAAAAGAAGGAATGATTGCAGAAGATGATCTTGATCTTTATCGTGTGGTAGACACTGCTGATGAGGCAGTAGCACATATTAAAGGTTTCTATGATAAATATTCTGTGAATGTAAATTTTTAA
- a CDS encoding DUF5689 domain-containing protein, which produces MKKYNSILKYIFVMASSLFVVTGCVQDDKYDQPNLDGYDCADKKGIVVPFADVKAKYQNARYVFPKDTTPDNEADDLYMVGYVSSTDETGNIYKTIYVQDALENPTQGFTVSVDAVSTYTKYPQGSKVYIKLNGLAIGTYGGLVQLGVETGAETSATSVSRIPEKLVAKQIFRSCAPKGKIIPKVMKLADMVAANDQYFGCLIQVDDVEFDARALCTTYAPSGVTVDKTIGEGWVSGKYAKTAVVRNSGFASFASQLLPSGKGKFVGIYSKFQSGSTTTYQLYVNKAEDLEMKTFPRLDGLTAGPCDFNPSTLTAKTVADIKQLAAGTTNWVQITGDYYLKAQVVANDETGNLYKYVYVEDATGGIRVNMNKTNLYLDSRFRLGKDVNIKLKNLYVRSVNGEVQLGALFSNNTQFGQIEEVEMYKYFFDSNTASRAVVPTEKTISQLTMADVGRWIKIKDVEFVKGDLGRTLTDGSNVTSRTLEDCSGNTVVLRTSGQASFGNIKPGGYEVKGGKGDVYAILSVFNGTYQLWITKLANIDFDAPRCDGSVYIPIPVVYSDDFAAGGFSTDWTTVNKVGPNQFWQTSNQGNGTNYYAVMNGNAGGANNNIANEDWLISKSVSLAGKTKAAVSFTTDVRYSGNALQVYATDNYTGDVTTTNWTLLPATLDTNANAFGDWVGSGNVDLGAFLGKNVRIAFKYTSTTSGAATWEVDDFKIKAQ; this is translated from the coding sequence ATGAAAAAATATAATTCAATTTTAAAATATATTTTCGTCATGGCATCTTCTCTGTTCGTAGTGACAGGTTGTGTCCAAGATGATAAATACGATCAGCCTAATCTTGATGGGTATGATTGTGCTGATAAAAAAGGAATAGTAGTACCATTTGCAGACGTAAAAGCGAAGTATCAGAATGCAAGATACGTATTCCCTAAAGATACAACGCCAGACAATGAAGCTGACGATTTATATATGGTAGGATATGTTTCTTCTACGGATGAAACAGGAAATATTTATAAAACAATCTACGTTCAGGATGCATTAGAAAATCCTACACAAGGGTTTACAGTGAGTGTAGACGCAGTAAGTACTTATACAAAATATCCTCAGGGATCAAAAGTATATATTAAACTGAACGGTCTTGCTATTGGAACTTACGGTGGTCTGGTACAACTTGGTGTAGAAACAGGAGCTGAAACTTCTGCAACTTCTGTATCAAGAATTCCTGAGAAGCTTGTTGCAAAACAAATCTTCAGATCTTGTGCTCCAAAAGGAAAAATTATTCCTAAGGTGATGAAATTGGCAGATATGGTTGCTGCGAATGATCAGTATTTCGGATGTCTTATTCAGGTAGATGATGTAGAGTTTGATGCAAGAGCGTTGTGTACTACTTATGCTCCAAGTGGAGTAACAGTAGATAAAACAATTGGAGAAGGATGGGTTAGTGGAAAATATGCGAAAACTGCAGTAGTAAGAAACAGTGGTTTTGCTTCATTCGCAAGTCAGCTTCTTCCTTCTGGAAAAGGTAAGTTTGTTGGAATCTACAGTAAATTCCAATCGGGATCTACTACAACCTACCAATTGTATGTAAACAAGGCTGAAGATCTTGAGATGAAGACTTTCCCACGTTTAGATGGCCTTACAGCAGGTCCATGTGATTTTAACCCAAGCACTCTTACAGCTAAAACAGTGGCTGATATCAAGCAATTGGCTGCCGGAACTACAAACTGGGTACAGATTACAGGGGATTATTATCTTAAAGCTCAGGTAGTGGCTAATGATGAAACAGGAAACCTTTACAAATATGTTTATGTAGAAGATGCTACAGGAGGTATCAGAGTAAATATGAATAAAACGAATCTTTATCTTGATAGCAGATTCAGATTAGGTAAAGATGTAAATATTAAGCTTAAAAATCTTTATGTAAGAAGCGTTAATGGTGAAGTTCAGCTAGGGGCTTTATTCAGTAACAATACCCAGTTTGGACAGATCGAAGAAGTAGAAATGTATAAATATTTCTTTGATAGCAATACAGCATCAAGAGCGGTTGTTCCTACAGAAAAAACAATTTCTCAGTTAACGATGGCTGATGTTGGAAGATGGATCAAAATTAAAGACGTTGAATTTGTTAAAGGAGATTTAGGAAGAACATTAACTGATGGTAGTAATGTGACTAGCAGAACCCTTGAAGATTGCTCAGGTAATACTGTTGTTTTAAGAACAAGCGGCCAGGCAAGTTTTGGTAATATAAAGCCGGGAGGTTATGAAGTAAAAGGCGGAAAAGGTGATGTATATGCTATTCTAAGTGTATTCAATGGAACTTATCAGTTATGGATTACTAAACTGGCTAACATCGACTTTGATGCACCGAGATGTGACGGAAGTGTGTATATTCCAATTCCTGTTGTTTACAGTGATGATTTTGCAGCTGGTGGATTCAGTACAGATTGGACTACCGTAAACAAAGTAGGACCTAACCAGTTCTGGCAAACATCTAACCAAGGAAACGGAACCAATTATTATGCAGTGATGAATGGTAACGCAGGTGGTGCTAATAATAACATTGCCAATGAAGATTGGTTGATCTCTAAATCAGTAAGCTTAGCTGGTAAAACTAAAGCTGCAGTAAGCTTTACAACGGATGTAAGATATTCTGGAAATGCATTACAAGTGTATGCTACAGATAACTATACAGGAGATGTTACAACAACTAATTGGACTCTTCTTCCTGCAACTCTGGATACGAATGCTAATGCATTTGGAGACTGGGTAGGTTCCGGAAATGTTGACTTAGGTGCTTTCTTAGGTAAAAACGTAAGAATTGCATTTAAATATACTTCTACAACTTCTGGAGCAGCAACTTGGGAAGTAGATGACTTCAAAATTAAAGCACAATAA
- a CDS encoding 4-hydroxy-tetrahydrodipicolinate reductase, whose protein sequence is MKIGLFGFGKAGKAVASVILQNKDHSLQWIYRKSNRSSTRDAADFLGVESDDPGHFYSEKRISVEELLEEHPVDAIIDFSSQDGIYTYGESAAQKKVRIISAISHYSDKEVRFLNKLAQKATVFWSPNITLGINYLLYAAQFLKKIAPSVDIEIVEEHFKDKQGISGTAIRIADVLDLKDEKINTIRAGGIVGKHEVIFGFPFQTVRLIHESISRDAFGNGALFAAEHLINKKPGFYKFEDLLHPYFKV, encoded by the coding sequence ATGAAAATCGGACTTTTTGGATTTGGAAAAGCAGGAAAAGCTGTAGCGTCAGTTATTCTTCAAAACAAAGATCATTCTCTACAATGGATTTACAGAAAATCAAACAGATCTTCTACCAGAGATGCTGCAGACTTTCTTGGAGTGGAAAGTGATGATCCCGGTCATTTTTATTCAGAGAAAAGAATAAGCGTGGAGGAATTACTTGAAGAGCATCCGGTAGATGCCATCATTGACTTTTCATCCCAGGATGGAATTTATACTTACGGAGAATCTGCCGCACAAAAGAAGGTAAGAATCATATCAGCGATTTCCCATTATTCTGATAAGGAAGTACGTTTTCTGAATAAACTAGCTCAGAAAGCGACTGTATTTTGGTCACCTAATATTACTTTGGGGATTAACTATTTACTATATGCCGCTCAGTTCTTAAAAAAGATTGCTCCTTCTGTAGATATCGAAATAGTGGAAGAGCATTTTAAAGATAAACAGGGAATTTCAGGAACTGCCATCCGGATTGCAGATGTTCTGGATTTGAAGGATGAAAAGATAAATACCATCAGAGCCGGCGGAATTGTTGGAAAACATGAGGTTATTTTCGGTTTTCCATTCCAGACGGTAAGACTCATTCATGAATCTATTTCAAGAGATGCCTTTGGTAACGGAGCTTTGTTTGCTGCCGAACATCTTATCAATAAAAAACCGGGCTTCTATAAATTTGAGGATTTATTGCATCCTTATTTCAAAGTATAG
- a CDS encoding DUF6146 family protein codes for MKNFVLILFIALIPFSCLSQQNNSKNDKEQHEMKPSKNDDGEWDLTVIDTEFDYFLNAVAKPISQYSESFLKAKNTFLVNEWNSYYSTGKYRNIIESGIDYNPRENYGIKFEYKLYQVFAYVNWKYGLKMNGLSGSDVFRGGR; via the coding sequence ATGAAAAATTTTGTTCTAATTCTGTTTATTGCTCTCATCCCTTTCAGTTGTCTTTCACAGCAAAACAACTCTAAAAATGATAAGGAGCAGCATGAAATGAAACCGTCTAAAAATGATGACGGAGAATGGGATCTTACTGTCATTGACACTGAATTTGATTATTTCCTGAATGCTGTAGCCAAACCTATAAGCCAATATTCAGAATCTTTTCTGAAAGCAAAAAATACATTCCTGGTAAATGAATGGAACAGCTATTACAGCACTGGAAAATATAGAAACATCATAGAATCCGGAATCGATTATAATCCAAGAGAAAATTATGGGATAAAGTTTGAATACAAGCTTTACCAGGTATTTGCGTATGTAAACTGGAAGTATGGATTAAAAATGAACGGTTTATCCGGAAGCGATGTCTTCAGAGGCGGAAGGTAA
- a CDS encoding TonB-dependent receptor — protein sequence MIKKLSLISLFTLMPASFYFAQTTVFAYVKDQDGKPLEKAEVDLAQSTDDTSVDKIGYFQFVDLKPGHYLITVTKPNFESKILEFDVTADEKRKDLGVITLNYNLGSDAGVIVIDDSATDTEDGGSSMQPTVGLLSSGRDAFQNVSAFELGAYWFRPRGVDNRFEDVLFNGVSMSKNDDGRIDFNNWGGLNDVTRYPYENVDNITPSEYTFGNLGGVVYYNTRASSYRKQTSLAYSFTNRSYLHRAMATYSSGLSKNGWAFTFSGSRRWGDRAIIDGVYQDAYAYFASIEKKFSDRHSINLTAFGSPTYRASNAPNTQEVYDIMGKNYNSYWGWQDGEKRNSRIRNVFEPMFILTDYLKIGKNSNWTNTVSYQFGSDARSRLDWFHASDPNPTYYRKLPSFGLLTEDEFRQQAQIDWNYLYNANRLNLTDMKGAARGAVYTIVEDVNKDKTFNFSSHFDTKLKDNWKLNINFNYQNLKSDNFRRIKDLLGANFAYNLNAFNGDAKYDADNNDVTVRKGDRTQYSYELTRNHYALNVSTEIDFNKWNVVASIFSSYSEAYREGNFRSGLARFRDNSKGKSAIYDALDAGIKGKITYKINGKNFIVYNGAFFSLAPTLNEIYINPRMVDYLTPGVTNQMISSNDLSYILRGQILKLRLSAYYTTIQNATEISRYYADVNDGTLGNSFSTLVNEAMSGVNKRYMGLELGFDVKVTPTLSAVGVASIGEYKYTNNPEVSTFDDLNGFRGTDVWGKANVKDYKVAGTPQKAFSFGLKYNSPKYWWVGASANYLMDQYLDFSALNKTPYMYTDPQTNDPFPGATPELIEQITKQKKFDNQFMLNANAGKSFQFGKYRMGVSVSVNNILNNRNYVTGGFEQGRNVNFSDALADAQRATPYFGPKLWYDRGITFFTNVYLRF from the coding sequence ATGATTAAAAAACTATCCCTAATCTCTTTGTTTACTTTAATGCCTGCTTCTTTCTATTTTGCGCAAACAACTGTATTTGCGTATGTTAAAGATCAGGATGGTAAGCCTTTAGAGAAAGCAGAAGTAGATCTAGCACAGTCCACTGATGACACATCTGTGGATAAAATTGGATACTTCCAGTTTGTGGATTTAAAACCTGGCCACTATCTTATCACAGTGACAAAACCAAATTTTGAGTCTAAGATCTTAGAGTTTGATGTAACTGCAGATGAGAAGAGAAAAGATTTAGGTGTTATTACACTTAATTACAACTTAGGATCAGATGCAGGAGTAATAGTTATTGACGACTCGGCAACTGATACTGAAGATGGAGGCTCATCAATGCAGCCTACAGTAGGACTTTTAAGCTCAGGAAGAGATGCTTTCCAAAATGTTTCCGCTTTTGAACTAGGTGCTTACTGGTTCAGACCAAGAGGAGTAGACAACAGATTTGAGGATGTTCTTTTTAATGGTGTTTCCATGTCGAAAAATGATGATGGAAGGATTGATTTCAATAACTGGGGAGGACTAAATGACGTAACGAGATATCCTTACGAAAATGTAGATAATATTACTCCTTCTGAATATACTTTTGGTAATTTAGGTGGGGTTGTATATTATAATACGAGAGCATCCAGCTATAGAAAACAGACTTCATTAGCCTATTCATTTACCAATAGAAGCTACCTGCACAGAGCAATGGCTACTTATTCTTCAGGTCTTTCCAAAAATGGTTGGGCATTTACTTTCTCAGGAAGCAGAAGATGGGGAGATAGAGCAATCATTGATGGGGTGTATCAGGATGCCTATGCTTATTTTGCCTCTATTGAAAAGAAGTTCAGCGATAGACACTCTATTAACTTAACTGCTTTTGGATCTCCTACATACAGAGCTTCCAATGCACCAAATACTCAGGAGGTTTATGATATCATGGGCAAAAACTATAACTCCTACTGGGGGTGGCAGGATGGAGAGAAAAGAAACTCCAGAATCAGAAACGTTTTTGAACCGATGTTTATCTTAACAGATTACCTGAAAATAGGTAAAAACTCAAACTGGACAAATACCGTTTCTTATCAGTTTGGTAGCGATGCCAGAAGTAGATTAGACTGGTTCCACGCTTCAGATCCGAACCCTACTTACTATAGAAAATTACCAAGCTTCGGACTGCTTACAGAAGACGAATTCAGACAACAGGCACAAATCGACTGGAATTATTTGTATAATGCAAACCGTCTTAACCTTACCGATATGAAAGGTGCGGCCAGAGGTGCCGTATATACAATTGTAGAAGACGTAAATAAAGATAAAACTTTCAATTTCTCTTCTCACTTTGATACAAAATTAAAAGACAACTGGAAGTTAAACATCAACTTCAACTATCAGAATTTAAAATCTGACAACTTCAGAAGAATTAAGGATTTATTAGGAGCTAACTTTGCTTATAACCTTAATGCATTCAATGGAGACGCAAAATATGATGCTGATAATAATGATGTAACAGTAAGAAAAGGAGATAGAACTCAGTACTCTTACGAGCTTACAAGAAATCACTATGCATTGAACGTTTCTACTGAAATAGATTTTAACAAGTGGAATGTAGTAGCTTCAATCTTCTCTTCATATTCTGAAGCTTACAGAGAAGGTAATTTCAGAAGTGGTCTTGCTAGATTCAGAGATAATTCAAAGGGTAAAAGTGCAATATACGATGCTTTAGATGCAGGAATTAAAGGAAAGATTACCTATAAGATCAATGGTAAAAACTTTATCGTGTACAACGGAGCATTCTTTAGCTTAGCACCTACATTGAATGAGATCTATATTAACCCAAGAATGGTTGACTACTTAACCCCAGGAGTTACCAATCAGATGATTAGCTCTAATGATTTAAGTTACATCTTAAGAGGTCAGATTTTAAAACTTAGGTTATCTGCTTATTATACTACCATTCAAAATGCTACTGAAATCTCAAGATATTATGCTGACGTAAATGACGGTACCTTAGGAAACTCTTTCAGTACGCTGGTAAACGAAGCAATGAGTGGAGTTAACAAGAGATATATGGGTCTTGAATTAGGTTTTGACGTTAAAGTTACCCCTACTTTAAGTGCAGTAGGGGTGGCAAGTATAGGTGAATATAAATACACCAATAACCCTGAAGTTTCTACTTTTGATGACCTTAATGGATTCAGAGGAACAGATGTTTGGGGGAAAGCCAATGTAAAAGATTATAAAGTAGCCGGAACTCCACAAAAAGCATTCTCTTTCGGATTGAAATACAACTCTCCAAAATATTGGTGGGTGGGAGCATCTGCTAACTATCTAATGGATCAGTATCTTGACTTCTCTGCGTTGAACAAGACACCTTATATGTATACTGACCCACAGACTAACGACCCTTTCCCGGGTGCAACTCCTGAATTGATAGAACAAATTACTAAACAGAAGAAATTTGATAATCAGTTTATGTTGAATGCTAATGCTGGTAAATCTTTCCAATTCGGAAAATACAGAATGGGTGTAAGTGTGTCTGTAAATAACATTCTGAACAACAGAAATTATGTAACCGGAGGATTTGAACAAGGACGAAATGTAAACTTTAGTGATGCTCTTGCTGATGCTCAAAGAGCAACTCCTTATTTTGGACCAAAACTTTGGTATGACAGAGGAATCACTTTCTTCACTAATGTTTATTTAAGATTCTAA